In Homo sapiens chromosome 19 genomic scaffold, GRCh38.p14 alternate locus group ALT_REF_LOCI_9 HSCHR19_4_CTG3_1, the DNA window TTTATCTGCCCTCGCGGCAACCCTCTGACGGGGATGTAACCCGCCCTCCTGTGGGAAGAATCCAAGTCCCGATGTGCTCCTCTTTCCTGAAGCCCTGCAGCTAGCGGGCGAGTGTGTGGGGCACCGCCCAGGCTCCCTACGCAGCGCATTGCAGGCCCGCCCGTCATCTCCTCCAACCTTCACCCTCCTCTGCACAGTGCACGCCACTACCCAATTCCCAGGTGGCTAAATGGGGTCCTGAGGGGCTCCCCCAAACCCAGGGTCCGAGCCAAGCGTCCCTCTTCCAGGAACAGCggtccctcccctcccccggGGCTGAGGCAGCATCTTCAATATCCTTCAAGAAAGGCAGACATTCTCTCTTGGAATGTCCTTCCCTCCTGCCTCGTCCACGGTCTAAGGTCCAGGACACCACCCGTTATTCTACACCATGACTTCCTGGGCTTGGTCTTCATAACATTTGCCaccatttaaaattacatatgtattatatatgtgcaatattacagtttttatattatttatagttATATGTATCATGTATTATgcaaatgtataatatataacaaatatatttttaattatgtaatcttgacatatacatataatttaatgtatataatgTTAATTGTATATGATTTATAACTtataatatatgttacatatattcactataatatataatgtataatttatatttgatataaacctatgattaaatataaaatattttttctattatagttatacataatgtatacataatagataatatatttacattaatacctatatttatttattaactataACACTTGAaatttattatactatatattgtaaatatatctttcatataatatataatatacactatAGTCATATGTAGTGATACACTAAcatgttttattatataattatcttccttatatatataatatatatataatatatatatattatgatgtaaacatatataatataatttaaattataggTCTGAAATTCTAcattgcaaatcatatatttttatctgtatATGCATGTATGGGAATCAGTGCATTTCTATTGCTCATTCTAACTATTTCTCCCCATTGAAGTTCACAAGACGGGAGGCCATTTCTCCTCATTCTTGGTGCATCAAATCCGGAGgcttcagtgcctggcacagtccCTGTGAGGACAAAATACTTCCTCAGTATTAATAGGAGCATCCCTCCTTTGGGGTTTTCTAATCAGCACTGATGTCAGCGCCGTGTGTACCTGAACTCAAGTCTGCCCTAAACGATTCTACCAGGACAGCTCTTCTATTGCCTCTGTTTCACATGAGGAATTTGGGACACAGGAGGTTTGGGTGAGTCACCGTCAGGCATAGAGCCAGGAGGTGGCAGAACCACCGGGATTTGAACCATGAACCCAGCAATCTGGCTGCAGGAGGGTCTGTCCTCGTGACCTTTATATGTCACTGCATGaaggtgagagaagagagaaggaaggagaagaagagagggagagaaacagaggcaAGATATTCCCGCAGACAGAAGGCTAATAAAAACCAGACACTGGACTTGAACCAGGTCTGCGGGACTCAGGAGCATGTCCCGCTGTGCCCCAGCAGCCCAGGAGCCTCTGAGGGGGTCCGGATGGAGCACGGCAtcgctcctcccacctccccatgtGGCTTCAGCCCCTGGTCCCACCTGCCTGAGCTCACAGCCCGAGCCTCACAGGCAGTCACCGGGTCTAGGTCCAAGGACGTACTCTGGGGATAGAAACCCAGGTGGGGAAGGGGCCGCGAATGGCTTATGACCCCGTGTCCTCCCCTGGGAGTTTCTGGTCACAGATCACAGGGGGAGATGGACAACTTGAGACCCAGGGACTTGGGGCAGCTTCAATCCCATCACAGAGTCCAGGGCAGAGCCAGATGGAAGGGAAGCCTCATGGCTTCATCCTGGTCACCGTTCACAGCTACGTCCCCTCCCTGTGGAGCCCTCCTCCTCTTAAGGGACCTTACTCCACCGTTCAGGCCTCCCCCGGAGATCACAGAGCCAACAGGAGCAGCCCCGTCCCTCTCCGGGTGTCCCAGGTTGGAAGGTGAGTTCTAAGTCCCTCCATCAGGTGCAGAGCGGGGTGAATGGTGAGGCCACGCCCACAAGGGGGCAGCGTGGAGCTCGGGCGAGCCCGgaagtctggggtggggctgccCGGGTGGGTGGCCCCTGCCCCTTCATGGCCTTGTGCCGTTAAGCACGAAACTTTAATTTATGTTTTGCATATTAGAGAGGAGGAGGAGTTAGAGGATCAGACTAGTACCTCCCCCATTAAGTGGTGCTTGCATTAAGTGCTTTCCACAGTTCCTGGCATGGAACAAGGTTGCAATCACTGTACCATTGCTGCTATGGTCTCTGTGAGCATTAGCGACCTCCCAGAGCTTGGTGGGTGTCGGTGCCTTCCCGTGGCCTCCCTAGACCTTGACTCCAAGCCCAGGGCAGAGGGCTGGACCCGGAACAGCATCCGCAGCACAGATTCCCCTGTAATCCCCTCCAGCTGAGGGCCCTGCTACTGACCAGCTGAGGAGCCGGGCTCTGTGTCCGGGGAGTCCGGGCCTCCAGAGGTTTCTGTAAACAGGGGCAGGAGAAGGATTTAGAACCCGTCCCAACCAACCTGCCCTCCTCCACCCTGAGCCCCCATCCAAAGGCCGCATGACCATCACGCAATCCCAGACAATGTCTCGAGACTCCTGAGAAAACGAGGCAGGGGACAGGAGGCTGGGGAGAGCCCCGCTGCTTGCCCCATTCTCCCTGGGGCTGGTCACTCCCTCTGCTCCTCCCACCACAAGCTCTTCTTGACCTCAGGGGACCTTTGAGGTCCTGGGGGGACATGAAGGTGGATTGGAGCCTCTCCAGTGGACTTTGACTCCAGGACATCTCGGGCTGAGCACACACAGGGGTGCATGTGGTCACATACCAAAGGTTTTCCCAAAGCACTGTCCCGCCCTGGTCAGGGGCCATCCCTGGACCCTGCGTTCTGCCCAGTGGGAGATGAACCACTCCAGGAGAAGCACATTGCCTGGGGCAGGTTCTGGCTCAGTGGAAAGGAATAAGCGGGACCATCCATCCCGTGTGAAAAGACACTCATCCTCTTGTAGGGGGGTTGCCCCCTAATCTCTGGGAACCCACTCCCCACCCAGCCAAGCAGAGCCAGCTCTGAGCCCACCAGATGCTGGAGCTGAGTGTCCACGCCATCCGTGGCGTCCAGAGGAGATCAGGGCTCCAGGGACCTAAGCGGGTATGAGGCAGAGGGGAGGTGTGTGCAGacggagaggggaaggggagggcttGGCGGTCAGGAGGAGGACAAGGTTGGCCACAGAGGACAGCAGCTGGGACAGGGTCCAGGGACCTGGGGACAAGCTCGAGGGTCGAGCTGAGACTGGGGCAGGGCCCAGGTGACGTCCTCACCTTTCACCAGCAGCTCCAGGTAGTCACTCTGCTCAGACCATTTAGGGGGCTTATAATAGATGCAGCGATAAGGCCCGGCATTTCCTTCACTTACTGAGTCAATGCGGAATCTGGCCTCTGACTCAGATGGACTAGCTTGAGACACATCTTCAGTATCATTGTATGTGGATCTACTCTCCCTCTCCAGGCGGAATGTTTGAACCCCAACCGGGCCCCGGCACACGAAAGTCACATGGCTCCCCAGGGGGATCACGGTGCCTGGCTCAGCCGAGATGGAGGGTCTGGGCAGATCTTCTAGGAGGGAAGCAGAGCAGGATCTCAGCGTCCACTGTAGGAAGTCACCATGCCACACACGTCATTTTAGCATCACAATTCAGGGATTTTAGCAATTTTATAGAGTTATGCAGCCATGACCACAGCCCAACCTTAGAACATTCCCAAGCCTCCTGCACCTTCTACGTGCATGTGATTCTCATCACTGCAGAGTTTTTTCCCAGTTGACAGTGAGGACCCTGAGACTTGCTCACAACTTGGGCCTTGCTCAGGGTCACGTGGGAAGTGTCGGAGCAGGCTGGGGCCCTTCATGCCTGCTGCAGAGCCCAGGGCCACTTTCCAGAGGGACAGAGTGTGGGAGGGAGGCACAGGATGGGGATGACAGGGTCATTGGTGAAGGACAAGGGACAGAGAAGCGAGGGCTCTGGAGATGGCTTGTGCTGGGGCCTGAAGGGCACTGGCCGGTCCCCGGGTGGGACTGAGTGTGGGATGGGGGTTGCCAGGCTCCTTTGAGGGTCTGGTGGGGTGAGGGTGAAGCCCCCAGCCCTGATCTGCTCACAGCAGATGCCCAGCCCGTGACAGGTCCCCATTGCTAATGCAGATCTCTGTGGAGACACCACCTCTGGGTTTTCCTCTATAGTTTCTACTTTCTTCTCAgcctaatttgcatttccttcttATTAAGGCTCTTGAAAAACCCCATTTATCTCAACTGGGCTtggggtggaggaggaagggCGGGTTTGACGCCCTGAAACAGGAAGGTTGTGTCAAAATTAGCAAAATCCCTGAGCGGGGCAGAGAGCTGGCAGGGCTTCAATTCACTCGTCCCGtcttcattcattccttattattgacaaattaaaactgcatgtatttaaggtgtacaacatgatgttttgatacaggtatacactgtggaatcgctgaatcaagctaattaatataacCTCACTTTGCGTAGTTAATtgttgtggtgagaacatttaaaatctgccCTCTTAGTGATTTTCAAGCATATGATACATTGTGATTAACTGTAGTCATTGTGTTGCACAATCCTGAACTTACTCTTCCTGTCTAGACGAAATTTTCTAtcctttgaccagcatctccccAAACCcacccatttgttcatttttctttcttttaaccaTATCTCAGTTACTTATCAATCTGTTTAAAGACGTTTTTCATGGGCTGCTAATTCCACAAATGTGAGAAACACACACAGGATGCCTGCCGTTTGGAGGTGGACTTCCAGAAGGGAGGACCGGTATTGATCAAAGAATTGTCCAAATCTGCAGCTGTGAactgacagagtcttgctctgtcacccaggatggagtgcagtggcgcgatctcagctcactgcaacctccgcctccaaggttcaagcaattctcctgcctcagcctcctgagtagctgggattacaggtgcactccaccacgcccagctaatttttgtatttttagtagagacggggtttcccccatgttgtccaggctggtctcaaacttctgacctcaagtgatccacccacctctgcctcccaaagtgctgggattacagatgtgagccaccgcacccagcctcattggtcatttttaaaatgaattattttttttcaaaatcagcaTGTGAGAAGAACCACCATATTGAGCGGCATATGGAGTGTTTGAGAAAGCGAAAGAACCTGGAGGAATGTAGAGATGAGTGAGCCCCAGGTCACAGGGACAGGATGTGGCTGGGAAAATGGGCATGTCCAGACCAAAGAGAGGTGCACAGGTCTGATTCTACCTGAAGATAAACAGGGGAAGggctctgagaaaaaaaaaaaaagatttcatcttACGATGagatattaaatgaaaatttttgaatacaatttaaaaactgTGGAAAGTACAATGGTCATGGTTGTGCTTTTGCAAATCGCCAGTCCCTGGGGTCAGGAAGGGAGCAGGCAGCAGTGGCATGGACAGGCTGAGGCCGGCCTCGGGGAGCCacggaggggagaggggctgtcACCTGGGGGTGATGCAGGAAAAGTCGatgaagagagagggaaagatgagaaaaatttAGAGTGAAATCACCAGGACTGGGTGACATGGTGCATCCAGGAGGATGGAGAAGAGGATGAGTGTTCAGAGTCTGCCCTTTGTGACTGTCACGTTCCCCGCCAAGAAGCTGCCGAGTGAAGTGTGGGCTCGTCTGGGGAAAAGTGCCGGGCTCAGCCTTGGTTGTGTTGGGTTTGAATTCTCATTGTGGAAATCGGTGTGCGGAGCTGACCCCTGCACTCCCAGGGTGACCGCAGCACTACTCACAGCCGCCAAGACCTGGCAAGAACCTGAGTGCCCACCACcaaatgaatggatgaggagAATGTGCTGtgtatatgcaatggaatattattcagccctaaaaaaggaaggacattctgtcattcgcaacaacatggatgaaccagaGGAcgttaggctaagtgaaataagccgggcacagaaagacaattaCTGCGcgttctcacttatctgtggaaTCTAAGAAAAGTTGATCACCCGgaagcagagtagaatggtggttattgGAGGCTGCAGGTGCGGGGCATGGGAGAGACACTGATCAAATGATACAAAGTTTCGAGTAGCCAGGACGAGTGAATTTTTCAGATCTATGGCACAGCAGAATGACAGTAGttcataataatttattgtatatttcaaaattgctaaaaggagatttaaaatattctcatcACAATAAGTATGTGATGGGGCTGATATGTTAATCAGCTTTATTTAATCTTTCCACAATGTGTACATACGTCataatatcacactgtaccccgCAAATtgcaattatttgtcaattaaaaataaaatttttgaaaataagaaaagcaaaataagacaGGTGGAGGATGCGAGAGAGAACTGGGTGAGGGTTGGTTATGCATTTTACATTTGGAAGAGTTTGCAATCTAGGGTATATTTAAAGGGATCTCTCCAGGCCCTCTAAGAATCAACATCACTCCCACCCAGCACTGCCCTTGGGGTGACAGAGGGGACTGGGAAGACGGGACGAAGGCATGACTTACCCTCCTGCGTGTGGATGGTCTGGGCCAGGCAGAGCACTGGAAGAGAAGCCCCAGTGAGAAAAATGCCCAGTGCCCAGTCTCCTTACGGGGCTGCTGTCAAAAGGGGGCTCGATGGAGCTGGGGGGCATTCAGCATTTCATAACGACCAAGCCAACCCTCCTCGACATCACTGTCTCCATGTAATCCTTCTTGCTGCAAAATGGTTTCAAGATAAATCCCAAAGTCTCCTCCTCCAAAAAGGCTCCTGCTCCCCCAGCCCTTCTTAAAGCTGACCTCATCCCCACACCCGGGCCCCTGTTTTTAGGACAAGATCTTCTCTGATCAGACTTAGGCCCCAGGGAGAGCAGCAGGGCAGTCTTGGGAGGAGGAGGACACTTTC includes these proteins:
- the LAIR1 gene encoding leukocyte-associated immunoglobulin-like receptor 1 isoform X3; the encoded protein is MSPHPTALLGLVLCLAQTIHTQEEDLPRPSISAEPGTVIPLGSHVTFVCRGPVGVQTFRLERESRSTYNDTEDVSQASPSESEARFRIDSVSEGNAGPYRCIYYKPPKWSEQSDYLELLVKETSGGPDSPDTEPGSSAGTVPGTEASGFDAPRMRRNGLPSCELQWGEIVRMSNRNALIPIHAYTDKNI